The bacterium genome contains the following window.
CCCGACCTTCAACCAACGGATGCCATTTCGCCAGGAACTCCTCGTTCATGCGCGCAACCACTGGCGCATGATCAGCAGACCGAGGCACTCCTGAAGGCGCCCGGGAGCGGCGACAATCTCCGGAAGCCCGGCAATCGCGGCAAGGTTGTCGCCCGCGGCGATCGCTTTCAGGACAGGCCAGAGTTCGAGTTCGACCTCGTCCGCGCGGTGGCGTCCCCGATCCCGCCAGACCGCAATGCGCAGCCCGGCTTCCGGACCATTGCACTGCTCTCGATGCACGGGATAGTTAGGCGTGAGCAATGTGAACGAAGTCCGCAGCCGCAGCCGGACCTGCTCGGGCGGAGCTTCGAGATAAGAGAGGATCTGTTGCTCGGATAGAGGTTCGTCGGCCTCAGCGAAGAACGCTTTTTCCCTGGCCCATTCGAGGTCCGCGAGATCCGCGGCCTCCTGCGCCTCATGGACTCTCAGGAAGTGCGCGAATGCT
Protein-coding sequences here:
- a CDS encoding DUF2063 domain-containing protein: MSLADLQREFSRFLYTRNPSDEQFTSLLERLDASGPVLPEIGLGVYRNNLLVSVVFELRSTFSRTRDWLGKSRFDVIARAYLYDRRASGRGLGEVGEAFAHFLRVHEAQEAADLADLEWAREKAFFAEADEPLSEQQILSYLEAPPEQVRLRLRTSFTLLTPNYPVHREQCNGPEAGLRIAVWRDRGRHRADEVELELWPVLKAIAAGDNLAAIAGLPEIVAAPGRLQECLGLLIMRQWLRA